The genomic DNA GCAGTAGTCAACATGGTGGAAGGTATGGAAGGGAAagtagtcaatatggtggagggTATGGAAGGGAAAGTGGTCAATATGGTGGAGGGTACGGAGGGGAgagtagtcaatatggtggagggTATGGAGGGGTAGTCAATATGGCGGAGGGCATGGAGGGGGGGTAGTGAATATTATGGAGGGTACGGAGGGGGgagtagtcaatatggtggagggTATGGAGGGGGGGGTAGTGCATATGGTGGAGGGTTTGGAGGGGAGAGTAGTCTATTTGGTGGAGGGTATGAAGGGGGAGTAGTTATGAAAATGAGCAAGAAGGTGGGGGTAATGTAGAGATGGTGGGAAGAGGTTCGGGTAAGCGGTTAGCCCTCGTCGCAGATGAAGCTGTAGATAATTCATCCAGTGATGATGATTTTCACCTTCATGATGATGATGGGGATGAAGATTCATCAGGCAGCGATGAAGGGGGGGCATGTACAGAGGAATGCAGAAATTTCTAGCATGTTTCCAACAGCTGGGGAAGAGCATCATGTTCCAAGGGCTCCATGGTTTCGCACAGAGATATATATTTCCCCAATAATAGATAGCCCTAACGATATGTATTTTGATGAAGACCTTGATCAGGGGGAACTGAGTGAAGGAAAGTGTTACCGTGACAAAGCAACCCTGTTGTTGGCAGTCAAGCGTGCTCATATTGCCACAGATCGTACATATAAAATGACAAAGAGTAACAAAGAACAACTCATTATTCAGTGCTGGGCTGAGGGCTGTAACTGGAGGATGCGAGCTGCTTTCATGCATAATTCTGATTACTGGAGGATAAATGTCAATAGAGAGGAACACAGATGCTTGGTTGATCAGCCGTTGCAAGATCACAAGAAGCTATCTGCAAGGATGATTTCGCAGCTTGTCAAACCACTTGTAAGTAATTTAACATACATAACTATTTAACTTCCCTACAAATTTTGTTAAAATATTTTGTGAAAATATTTTGACACTGCTCAATGATATGTGAAACAGGTGATAGATACACCAGAAATCCCCATTAAAACCATTATCCCTCTTATCAACAATGAGCACAACCATATAGTGGGGTACAAGAAAGCGTGGCGAGGCAAACAAATAGCCATTGAGGAAGTCTATGGAAGTTGGCCTACAACATATCAAGATCTTCCCATGTTTCTTACAGCCATCAAGAAGACAAATGCTGGAACCATTGCTGAGATTGATGCCGTGCCACATGCTCAGGAACGGGGCACGTCCGTTTGTAAGCGAATCTTTTGGTGTTTGAAGGCAATGATGGATGGGTGGCAACATGCACGTCCTGTAATTTCAATAGACGGTACTTTCTTGAAGGGGAGATATAGGGGTAAATTGCTTATTGTCATGGGAGTAGATTCGAACAACCACCCTTTTCCCCTTTGCTATGGTTTGGTTGATGAAGAGACGTATGAGAACTGGTATTGGTTTCTGCAACGTATTCGGAGACATGTCTGTCACCAAAGACCAGCGTGTGCATCATCTCTGATCGAGCAGCCAGTATTCTTTCTGCGGTAAGAGACCCTCAAAACGGATTTGCTGAGCCATTAGGCATCCATAGATTCTATCTACTGCATGTGCGAAGCAACTTCTGCCATCATCACCCTGGCGGTGAACTAAAGAAATTGATGTGAAAAGCTGGCACAACCACACAAGTATCCAAGCATGATGCATACATGGCAAGAATTGGTGAAATTCCCCCCCTGCCCTTGACTATCTTGCAAGAATACCTGTTCAGAGGTGGACACTTTCCCACGATAATGGTGTTCGTTATGGTCAAACGACCACCAACATGCTTGAGGGTTTCAACGGAAACATAAGAAGGGCTCGTTTCCTTCCAGTAACAGCGATGATGGAGTACCTCTTTTACAAGGCGGTCAGGATTATTGAGACACATAGAAATAAAGTAGATGACGGTGTGCAACAGGGTCAACAGTTATGTGCGCGTTTCAGCCGCCATGTTAGCAAAAATTCAAAGAAAGGCAACTGGACATACGGTTATTACTTTTCACCGTGCATGTGGTATCTTGAAAATAGTTACACGTCAATACACAACTGCTAAAGAAAGGGTAAAGGGAGGTAAGACCCAGGTCGTCAATCTCAACGACCGTACGTGCACGTATAGAAAATGGGCGACGCATCACATGATGTGCTCTCACGCAATGGCTGGTTGTATAAGACATGGACTGAGTTGGGATCATTTCATTGAAAATTGCCATAAAAACCAAACAATTGAGAACTTGTACCGGCCAATTATTTATCCCTTGCAATCAACCGAATACCGGAACTACGAATTACCCCCACTCTGGCAGGGGTATGGAAAGTTAGTAGCGGATGAATCATTGAAGAAACTTAAGCAGAAACGTGGAGATAAGGGGCAATTGGTGTGGATCCGAACGGAGATTGATGGTCCGCGATCAGGAAAGAAATGTAGTGTATGTAACCAAGAAGGTCAAACCAAGCGTAGCAAAAAATGCCCAGGGCCTCCACACATAATAACGTGAACTTCTACTTGCTTGTTTCTTAGCTTCATTGCATTTTCTTAGCTTCATCTCAAATGTTGTACCATCATTGTCATTTGTATAATCTAAGTTTTCTATCTTGCTATTTCGAACATTACATGCAAAAGTTGGTTATTGTGTTATCCATTCGAGCTTCAAATTGTGGAACTCCTATTAGGTTTATCCCATTCAAAACAAACATTCCAATTAGGCGTTCAAATTGTTACTAAAATTATACAACAAACATTAGAAAGAACTTAAAAATCTGCAAGGTTTACAACATATTGATCCTCATCAGTTCCTGCACTCTCCATAACTTCATCCTCTGCTTCATCTGCATCTTCTCCAAATTATGCCACGCCTGATGACCTTCAACATACCATGCAATTTCACTATCTTCTCTTTCAATCAGGTTGATTTCCattttgtcatattttttatACACTTCATCGATCTGACGGATGCGTTCGTCCTCCGGCAGGGGACCCGATCATTGTAATCCTTTCGGAGCTTTTCTTTATCACCTTTTATCTCGCCCAAAATGTTTTGATTCACgcacttcttcttctttctgCCACTCTCATCTTCTTTCGTTTCTTTCTGCGACCGATACATTTCGCGATACTAAGCTGACGCCAATGGACTTAGATGTGCTTGAGGATGATCTTTTTTTACCCTTATCCATTTTATGCTTTCCAATTGAAATGCCCAAGACATTTATAGGGCATGCTAACAACTACATCACATTACATTTGTACAGTACCTCACATTAAATTTATCATAAACACTCACACACTATGTGAGTAGTCAAATCATTCAGAAATATAAAATAACAATTTCAAAAGCTCAAAATAATAAAGTACACTATCAAAATACAATATTCAGAAATATTACTCTTCATCGGACAAGTAGAAATCGGAAATATAGTCGGGTCTCGTAGCGAAATGATGATACATCTTGCGCTGTGATGGTCACCATCTTCAGCAAACTCCCTACATTTCTTTCTAGATCCATCCGGTTTAAACGCATTCTCATTTGATTCTCTTCCTCTCTTGCACAGAATAAAGCTAGTTCCAGTTGTTGAGCGGTGTCTCGCTGCATTTGTATGGCGATTTGTTTAGTTACTCGCACTCCATGTTCTTGACATTGGGCTACACATATTTGCAAACACCCTACACGCCATTCTCATTCCCTATGCATCGTGATTACTGAACCTCTTGAGTAACGTAAATTTGGATCCATTGAATATCTAAATCATCATCACAAACCATTTCCGACCAGTAGCTCGAATAATATCACCAGTAGTATAATCATTGCTCTTCTATTACTATACAATATTAACTTCCGAACTACATCATATTTACATAATAAACAAGGACGCAAGACCACACAAATTAACTAGACATGTCTGTAAACATTCACGTGCTAATTACGTCTCATACTATTTCGAAACAGTTAACATTCATTTGTCACATCATACAGCTTTTACAACTTCTACTGCATTTGACAAGACTACTCACTATCTTTGCAGTCTGCATGTGGCTACTATCTGTGGAGGACCCTTCCAACTTTGTAGTTGCAGACTGGCATTCGTAATAGTAACTTCTTTAACTTTCATCTCTAACTAGTGAAAACTTCAGTCAAACTGTTTGCATGTGCTTTCTACTGTGTATTCACGGGATACCTAACTCATTTCCTTGTCATTTTCCTTATCATCATTTTATACTTCCATTTCTGAGTAGTCAAACTCATAAATTTACCAACAAGTAATAATACATGCCTGTAAGATTCACGTGCTACTTACTTTTCCAAAAATACCTTTGCGTGGAACAAActttttccaaaaaaaaatttACAACCATTTCTAAATTTACAAATGTTTCTGTAAAGTAGTAAACAAAAAATTGCAATAACGAGTGCATTTTCCATTCATCTCGGGAACAAATTACATTGCAAGGGAACATTGATTATGTAAATATATAATAAGAGAAATACATTACAGCTGAAAATTggaaaataaatgaatctctcATTTTTTTTTAGTCATCCGCCAAATTTACTACGTACTCATCAAACTCATCATCAACGTCCTCATCCTCTTGTGTGTGAGGGGATGTATGCATATGACCTCCCTCCCATATCCGTGGGTCGAGGTGTACGTACTCGACCGAGTATCACGCGATGGCAATGCGTGGGGCCCCTCATTTCCATGACATATAGTGTAGCCATACCAGCATCATCGTGTCCTTGAGCAAATTCCCCAAGTTTGACGATATAT from Apium graveolens cultivar Ventura chromosome 5, ASM990537v1, whole genome shotgun sequence includes the following:
- the LOC141660725 gene encoding uncharacterized protein LOC141660725, producing the protein MVGRGSGKRLALVADEAVDNSSSDDDFHLHDDDGDEDSSGSDEGGAYSPNDMYFDEDLDQGELSEGKCYRDKATLLLAVKRAHIATDRTYKMTKSNKEQLIIQCWAEGCNWRMRAAFMHNSDYWRINVNREEHRCLVDQPLQDHKKLSARMISQLVKPLVIDTPEIPIKTIIPLINNEHNHIVGYKKAWRGKQIAIEEVYGSWPTTYQDLPMFLTAIKKTNAGTIAEIDAVPHAQERGTSVCKRIFWCLKAMMDGWQHARPVISIDGTFLKGRYRGKLLIVMGVDSNNHPFPLCYGLVDEETYENWYWFLQRIRRHVCHQRPACASSLIEQPVFFLR